A genomic window from Sporosarcina sp. Marseille-Q4063 includes:
- a CDS encoding nitronate monooxygenase family protein yields the protein MNFLQMKHPIIQAPMAGVTTPEFVAACSEAGVLGSIGAGYLSAADTRKIIREVKALTEKPFSVNLFIPESTVANEKQLEDAYNALEPIRTELGISSKKPKYSISEFDDQVQVLLEENIKICSFTFGLPDEETVHVLKENGVYLIGTATTVQEAKLAEQAKMDAVVVQGSEAGGHRGSFHGELTFQPLNELLTNCLNAVKIPIIAAGGIANKEMLETALSTGAQAVQIGTALMAANESGAHPIHKQAILHSNKGCTTLTTAFSGKTARGIENRFISDMKNVGIAAYPYQNDLTKEIRKEAGKQGKSDFMSLWAGENVHLTTAGTVEEIIEKFI from the coding sequence GTGAATTTCTTACAAATGAAACACCCAATTATTCAAGCACCTATGGCAGGCGTCACGACACCGGAATTTGTCGCAGCTTGTTCAGAAGCCGGTGTATTGGGTTCGATTGGGGCAGGCTATTTGTCGGCAGCGGATACGCGTAAAATAATTCGAGAAGTAAAAGCGCTGACGGAAAAACCATTTTCGGTGAATTTATTTATTCCGGAATCGACGGTAGCCAATGAAAAACAATTGGAAGATGCCTATAACGCACTTGAACCCATTCGAACTGAACTCGGCATCTCTTCGAAAAAACCGAAGTATTCAATTTCCGAATTCGATGATCAAGTCCAAGTGTTGCTCGAAGAGAATATTAAAATATGCTCCTTTACATTCGGATTGCCTGATGAAGAAACCGTTCATGTATTGAAAGAGAACGGTGTATATTTAATCGGAACGGCAACAACCGTACAAGAAGCAAAGCTAGCGGAACAAGCTAAAATGGATGCCGTAGTCGTTCAAGGCAGTGAAGCGGGAGGCCATCGGGGATCTTTTCATGGCGAATTAACCTTCCAGCCGCTGAATGAATTACTAACAAATTGTCTAAACGCAGTCAAAATTCCAATCATTGCAGCTGGCGGCATTGCCAATAAAGAAATGCTAGAAACAGCATTATCCACCGGAGCACAAGCTGTCCAAATCGGAACTGCATTAATGGCGGCGAATGAAAGCGGAGCGCATCCAATACATAAACAGGCAATACTTCATTCAAACAAGGGATGTACCACTTTAACAACTGCGTTCTCGGGTAAAACTGCGCGCGGCATTGAAAATCGATTCATTTCAGATATGAAAAACGTTGGAATCGCAGCTTATCCTTATCAAAACGACTTGACGAAAGAAATTCGGAAAGAAGCGGGAAAGCAAGGAAAGAGTGATTTCATGTCACTGTGGGCGGGTGAAAATGTTCATTTAACCACTGCAGGAACAGTAGAAGAAATCATTGAGAAATTCATATAA
- a CDS encoding ATP-binding cassette domain-containing protein produces the protein MIKLKNISVAFKDKVVLDNLSLTASKGEIIGLAAPNGTGKTTLFNVMANFLKPTNGEVTFNDKYGFNTEKDKLYIHKHMSTFPDQDDLFDELSGVDHLKLYGNMWKGSTKHLPGIIERLKMGDYVKRKVGTYSLGMRQRLCFAMMAAADTPVMLMDEVMNGLDFSNVALISEYLLDMKKEDKLIFVSSHLLENLDLYADRVLFLKEGKIVQQQMLNEKNESYIKIVIRPAEYEQLRYALPDDHLYIANRLLCIPLADMQIPEQIKWIERLLVLNDEELTIGALGTVEYYEKHYHSTD, from the coding sequence ATGATAAAATTAAAGAATATCTCAGTGGCATTCAAAGATAAAGTCGTCTTGGATAACTTATCGTTAACGGCGAGTAAGGGTGAAATAATCGGGCTAGCTGCGCCAAATGGAACAGGTAAAACGACGTTGTTCAACGTCATGGCAAACTTCCTGAAACCGACAAATGGCGAAGTGACATTCAATGATAAATATGGTTTCAATACTGAAAAAGATAAGCTCTATATCCATAAGCATATGTCGACTTTTCCAGATCAAGATGATTTATTTGATGAATTATCGGGCGTTGATCACTTGAAATTATACGGCAACATGTGGAAAGGCTCTACAAAACATCTTCCAGGGATTATTGAAAGGTTGAAGATGGGCGATTATGTTAAACGAAAAGTAGGCACCTATTCGCTTGGCATGAGGCAAAGGCTTTGTTTTGCGATGATGGCGGCGGCGGATACGCCTGTCATGTTGATGGATGAAGTAATGAATGGATTGGACTTTTCGAACGTAGCGCTCATTTCCGAGTATTTACTCGATATGAAGAAAGAAGATAAGCTGATTTTCGTTTCCTCGCACTTGCTCGAGAACCTGGATTTGTATGCGGACCGCGTGCTTTTCTTGAAAGAAGGGAAAATTGTTCAGCAGCAAATGTTGAATGAGAAAAATGAATCCTATATAAAGATTGTCATTCGTCCAGCTGAGTATGAACAGTTAAGATACGCGTTGCCAGATGATCATCTCTACATTGCGAACCGATTGCTTTGCATACCATTGGCGGATATGCAGATTCCTGAACAGATCAAATGGATAGAACGGTTACTCGTATTGAATGACGAGGAACTGACAATAGGCGCGCTAGGGACGGTGGAATATTATGAAAAACACTATCACAGCACCGATTAA
- a CDS encoding bifunctional 2-polyprenyl-6-hydroxyphenol methylase/3-demethylubiquinol 3-O-methyltransferase UbiG — MSNMWHERFSTDEYVYGKEPNEFVVEASKLMPKGKVLCIAEGEGRNSVYLASLGFDVTAWDFAQAGLDKTKQLADEKGVTVTTAYRDLADVKWETEQWDAIIQIFGHFPEDVMARTFSGIKKALKPGGYYISELYSKEQLAYGTGGPRNEAMLINPKEMLEQFNGYFIKHFHVGEVNREEGQLHTGTAHVVQSMFQKRKED, encoded by the coding sequence ATGTCGAATATGTGGCACGAACGTTTCTCGACAGATGAATATGTATACGGGAAAGAGCCGAACGAATTTGTGGTCGAAGCCTCAAAGCTAATGCCGAAAGGGAAAGTACTCTGCATTGCGGAAGGCGAAGGACGGAATTCAGTGTACCTGGCTTCGCTTGGATTCGACGTTACCGCTTGGGATTTTGCACAAGCGGGTCTCGATAAAACAAAACAACTTGCAGATGAAAAAGGTGTTACAGTAACTACAGCGTATCGTGATCTTGCAGACGTAAAATGGGAAACCGAACAATGGGATGCTATCATTCAAATTTTCGGCCATTTTCCTGAAGACGTTATGGCGCGCACCTTTTCTGGAATTAAAAAAGCATTAAAACCAGGCGGATATTATATAAGTGAATTGTATTCGAAAGAACAACTTGCCTACGGGACAGGCGGACCACGAAATGAAGCCATGCTAATAAATCCGAAAGAAATGCTCGAACAATTTAACGGTTATTTCATCAAACATTTCCATGTAGGCGAAGTGAACCGTGAAGAAGGCCAACTTCATACAGGAACTGCCCATGTCGTACAAAGCATGTTTCAAAAAAGAAAAGAGGATTGA
- a CDS encoding DUF5412 domain-containing protein, translating into MKYFMKVLGILLAGLAGIIIILFLVINHFFFSMSKLPAGEFLTESQSPNGEYTVKAYVSMSGATVADAVRAEVVFQNNNKKKNIYWGYRQSTAEINWIDDHIVSINGVELDVRKDVYDFRKE; encoded by the coding sequence ATGAAATATTTCATGAAAGTATTAGGAATTTTATTAGCGGGACTGGCAGGTATCATTATTATTTTGTTTTTGGTCATCAATCACTTTTTCTTCAGCATGTCCAAACTTCCTGCAGGCGAATTTCTAACAGAATCCCAATCTCCAAACGGCGAGTATACAGTGAAAGCCTATGTATCTATGAGCGGCGCGACAGTGGCGGATGCGGTCAGAGCGGAAGTTGTATTTCAAAATAACAACAAAAAGAAAAATATTTACTGGGGCTATCGTCAATCAACTGCGGAAATAAATTGGATTGATGACCATATAGTTTCCATCAACGGCGTGGAGTTAGATGTTAGAAAAGACGTATATGATTTTCGAAAGGAATGA
- a CDS encoding YwbE family protein, with product MDGKNRDDITPGLKVAIVLKKDQRTGAKTEGVVKDLLTKSKFHPHGIKVRLEDGQVGRVAEILE from the coding sequence ATGGACGGAAAAAATCGTGACGATATCACACCAGGTTTAAAAGTCGCAATCGTATTGAAGAAAGACCAACGTACTGGCGCAAAAACTGAAGGCGTCGTAAAAGACTTGTTGACGAAATCGAAATTTCATCCGCACGGCATTAAAGTCAGGCTAGAAGATGGTCAAGTCGGCCGCGTGGCGGAGATATTGGAATAA
- a CDS encoding aminoglycoside phosphotransferase family protein produces the protein MDLNEKQKLWIELKLGVAVKSMRKLYGGASSLIFEVETEKGHVILRQFDNEEWLQEEPDLVSHESASLQISSRSDLPTPLLLAADETGEGSGMPSVLMTKVEGKVVLEPDDFHVWTDGLAKTLSEIHRIGAIGAKDFSWKYAPYMNVENLEIPEWTRKPDVWKSALERLHGAKPKYHETFIHRDFHPANVLWNGEKVSGIVDWPNACLGPAGIDVGHCRVNLALLHGVEIADLFLEAYCRHATEFIYDSYFDIASIFDAIDGPITVYKGWTDLGVVGLTDWMMETRLDDFMESVV, from the coding sequence TTGGATTTAAATGAAAAACAGAAACTTTGGATAGAACTTAAATTAGGTGTTGCGGTAAAGTCGATGAGAAAACTTTATGGGGGAGCCTCATCGCTGATTTTTGAGGTGGAAACTGAAAAGGGTCACGTAATCTTGCGTCAATTTGACAATGAGGAATGGCTCCAAGAAGAACCGGATCTTGTGTCGCATGAATCAGCAAGTTTGCAAATTTCATCACGAAGTGATTTACCTACACCATTACTTCTTGCTGCCGATGAAACCGGCGAAGGAAGTGGAATGCCATCTGTGCTGATGACGAAAGTAGAAGGTAAAGTCGTGCTCGAGCCAGATGATTTCCATGTATGGACAGATGGATTGGCTAAAACGCTTAGTGAAATTCATCGGATTGGAGCCATTGGAGCGAAGGATTTTTCATGGAAATATGCGCCGTATATGAACGTTGAGAACTTAGAGATTCCCGAATGGACACGAAAGCCTGATGTGTGGAAGTCAGCCTTAGAACGATTACACGGTGCAAAACCAAAATACCATGAAACATTCATCCACCGCGATTTCCATCCAGCCAATGTGTTATGGAATGGCGAAAAAGTTAGCGGAATTGTGGATTGGCCAAACGCTTGCCTGGGACCCGCGGGAATTGACGTAGGCCATTGTCGGGTGAATTTAGCATTGCTTCACGGAGTCGAAATCGCGGATTTATTTTTGGAAGCTTACTGTCGTCATGCAACCGAATTCATCTATGATTCTTATTTTGATATCGCATCTATTTTCGATGCCATTGATGGACCAATAACTGTTTATAAAGGGTGGACAGATTTAGGAGTTGTAGGGCTCACGGATTGGATGATGGAGACGCGACTTGACGATTTTATGGAAAGTGTTGTTTGA